In Bacteroidales bacterium, the following proteins share a genomic window:
- a CDS encoding rRNA pseudouridine synthase, with protein sequence MSAEKSPRQPRKPFQNMGKKERSPGPDKRRTGRSDSRMEKPYRPKEREERPAKPRFKKERPFPAREDGDRPAKSHFKKERPYSPSAPGKKYATRSGIPIKAIKGEPEGIRLNKYIANSGVCSRREADELIKAGVVKVNGEVVSALGSKVMPGDKVQYGDQTLSNEKKRYLLLNKQKGYVTTTKDPHAKNTVMELIAGACKERIYPVGRLDRNTTGLLLFTNDGEMAKKLMHPRSRIKKMYHVVLDQPLSKGDLMKIAGGIELEGDRVEVDSIAYVEDAADRREIGMEIHSGQNRVIRRMFESMGYKVTKLDRVMYAGLTKRNLPRSKWRFLTEKEVISLIMMR encoded by the coding sequence TCAGACAGCAGGATGGAGAAACCATACCGTCCTAAAGAAAGAGAAGAAAGACCGGCAAAACCTCGCTTCAAAAAAGAAAGACCATTTCCGGCAAGGGAAGATGGAGACAGACCTGCGAAATCACATTTTAAGAAAGAAAGGCCATATAGTCCATCTGCTCCTGGAAAGAAATACGCGACCCGCAGCGGGATACCTATCAAAGCCATTAAGGGAGAACCGGAAGGGATCAGGCTCAATAAATACATTGCAAACTCGGGGGTTTGTTCCCGGCGTGAAGCTGACGAACTGATCAAGGCCGGAGTAGTAAAAGTGAATGGTGAAGTTGTATCCGCTTTGGGAAGCAAAGTTATGCCCGGTGATAAAGTGCAGTATGGCGACCAAACCCTTTCCAATGAGAAAAAGCGCTATCTGCTGCTCAATAAACAAAAGGGTTATGTAACCACCACCAAAGACCCTCACGCCAAGAATACGGTGATGGAACTCATTGCCGGCGCCTGCAAGGAACGCATCTATCCCGTAGGACGGCTGGACCGGAACACAACAGGATTACTTCTTTTCACTAACGATGGCGAAATGGCGAAAAAGCTTATGCATCCCAGGTCAAGGATTAAGAAGATGTATCATGTGGTGCTTGACCAGCCCTTGTCGAAAGGGGATTTGATGAAAATTGCCGGCGGAATTGAACTGGAAGGTGATAGAGTAGAGGTCGATAGTATCGCTTATGTCGAAGATGCCGCCGACCGCCGCGAGATCGGCATGGAGATACATTCGGGACAAAACCGCGTCATCCGAAGGATGTTTGAATCGATGGGTTATAAGGTCACCAAGCTCGACCGGGTGATGTACGCCGGGCTCACCAAGAGAAACCTGCCACGGAGCAAATGGCGCTTTTTAACGGAGAAAGAAGTGATCTCGCTGATTATGATGCGATGA
- a CDS encoding prolyl-tRNA synthetase associated domain-containing protein, producing the protein MRGDPKLYRILEELVISFDYYEHPAAPTIEEALKNWKNIDSTHCKNIFFRNHKGNQHYLVIMEHSTPFAIHDLEKRLKQGKLTFASPERLKKYLGVTPGSVSLFGLINDETDHVYVFLDEMLKDAKHLSFHPNDNTASLVITGKGFMKFLKWSGNMFEFVEL; encoded by the coding sequence ATGCGCGGCGATCCAAAGTTGTACCGGATACTTGAAGAACTGGTTATCAGTTTTGATTATTATGAGCATCCGGCTGCACCCACCATTGAAGAGGCCCTCAAGAACTGGAAAAACATCGATTCCACCCACTGTAAAAACATTTTTTTCCGCAATCACAAGGGCAACCAGCACTACCTTGTGATAATGGAACACTCCACGCCCTTTGCCATCCACGATTTGGAAAAGCGGCTGAAACAGGGAAAGCTCACCTTTGCATCACCGGAGCGGTTAAAAAAATATCTCGGTGTCACACCCGGGTCCGTTTCTCTCTTCGGCCTGATCAACGATGAAACCGACCATGTATATGTTTTTCTGGATGAAATGCTCAAAGATGCAAAACATCTGAGTTTTCATCCCAATGATAATACTGCCAGCCTGGTGATCACAGGGAAAGGGTTCATGAAATTTTTGAAATGGTCAGGAAATATGTTTGAGTTTGTTGAATTATAA
- a CDS encoding M3 family metallopeptidase: MKTFFGLSLLFMGMMMSCTTGEKKMKTEENPFFTAYGTPFETAAFDKIRNEHFMPAFQQGIKVHEAEIDAIVANPGTPDFENTIVALDRSGDLLVSVSNVFYNLTSANTNEELQAIAKEVSPILTTHYDNILLNAKLFQRIKAVYELKSQLNLTTEQATLLDKTYKQFARGGANLPEDKQAELREINKELSLLSLQFGDNMLAETNAFKLIIDNPEDLAGLPQFVRDAAAAAAKEDSLDGKWIITLHSPSRIPFLQFSDKRELREKVLKAYINRGDNNNQYDNKKNASKMAALRVKRASLLGYATHADYILEENMAKNPQAVYTFLDKVWSAALPVAKKEVTELQAMIDAEGSKFKLEPWDWWYYAEKLRKQKYDLDEEALKPYFSLENVRLGMFDVATRLYEITFVERNDIQKYHPEVRTFEVKEADESHIGILYMDFFPRASKEGGAWMNSYRDQYMAGDSAVTPIITMVCNFSKPTPDMPSLLTFEEVSTLFHEFGHALHGLLSDCTYRKISGTSTPRDFVELPSQIMENWASEPEVMKMYARHYKTGEVIPQELIDKITASEYFNQGFTTVEYMSACYLDMDWHTRIDTTQVDAIAFENQSMAKIGLIPEIVVRYRTPYFAHIFAGGYSSGYYSYLWAEVLDADAFEAFKETSLFDPSTAKAFREYILSRGGTDDPMNLYKLFRGKEPDVKPMLKRKGLI, from the coding sequence AGGAACGAGCATTTTATGCCGGCCTTTCAGCAGGGCATTAAAGTCCATGAGGCAGAAATTGATGCGATCGTGGCAAATCCCGGGACCCCGGATTTCGAAAATACGATTGTAGCTTTGGATCGCAGCGGTGATTTGCTGGTGAGCGTCAGCAACGTATTCTACAACCTGACTTCGGCCAATACCAATGAGGAGCTGCAGGCTATTGCGAAGGAGGTATCTCCTATTCTGACCACTCATTACGACAATATCCTGCTCAATGCAAAACTTTTCCAGCGGATCAAGGCCGTTTATGAGCTGAAATCGCAGCTCAACCTGACCACCGAGCAGGCCACATTGCTCGATAAAACTTACAAGCAGTTTGCCCGCGGTGGCGCCAATCTCCCGGAGGATAAGCAGGCGGAACTGCGCGAGATCAACAAGGAGCTTTCGTTGCTTTCCCTGCAATTTGGCGACAATATGCTGGCCGAGACCAATGCCTTCAAGCTCATCATCGATAACCCGGAAGACCTGGCTGGCCTACCGCAGTTTGTCAGGGATGCAGCCGCAGCAGCAGCAAAAGAAGACAGTCTGGACGGAAAATGGATAATCACGCTGCATTCCCCTTCCCGCATTCCTTTCCTCCAGTTCTCCGATAAACGGGAATTGAGGGAGAAAGTCCTGAAAGCCTATATAAACCGGGGTGATAATAATAACCAGTACGATAATAAGAAGAATGCTTCGAAAATGGCCGCGCTGCGCGTGAAACGGGCCAGCCTGCTGGGATATGCGACCCATGCCGATTACATCCTGGAAGAAAATATGGCCAAAAACCCGCAGGCTGTTTATACTTTCCTGGATAAAGTCTGGTCGGCAGCACTTCCTGTTGCGAAGAAAGAAGTGACCGAACTGCAGGCCATGATCGATGCGGAAGGGTCGAAATTCAAGCTGGAGCCCTGGGACTGGTGGTATTATGCTGAAAAGCTCCGCAAACAGAAATATGACCTGGATGAGGAAGCTTTGAAACCTTACTTTTCCCTGGAGAATGTCCGCCTGGGAATGTTTGACGTAGCCACCCGTCTTTATGAAATTACCTTCGTGGAGCGGAATGACATCCAGAAATATCACCCAGAAGTCAGGACCTTCGAAGTGAAGGAAGCTGACGAATCGCACATCGGGATCCTTTATATGGATTTCTTTCCGCGTGCCAGCAAGGAAGGTGGCGCCTGGATGAATAGCTACCGCGATCAGTATATGGCGGGCGATTCTGCCGTGACCCCGATCATCACCATGGTATGCAATTTCAGCAAGCCAACGCCAGATATGCCTTCATTGCTCACTTTCGAAGAGGTCAGCACCCTCTTCCATGAGTTCGGCCACGCCCTCCACGGTTTGCTGTCCGACTGCACCTATCGTAAGATTTCGGGCACTTCGACACCCCGGGATTTCGTGGAGTTGCCTTCCCAGATCATGGAAAACTGGGCTAGCGAACCGGAAGTGATGAAAATGTATGCCCGCCATTATAAAACCGGCGAAGTTATCCCTCAGGAGCTGATCGACAAGATCACTGCAAGCGAATATTTCAACCAGGGCTTTACAACCGTGGAATATATGTCAGCCTGCTATCTCGACATGGACTGGCATACCCGTATCGATACCACACAGGTGGATGCCATTGCATTTGAGAACCAGTCGATGGCGAAAATCGGCCTCATTCCGGAGATCGTGGTGCGTTACCGCACTCCTTATTTTGCCCATATCTTCGCCGGCGGTTATTCCTCCGGTTACTACAGCTATTTGTGGGCGGAGGTGCTGGATGCCGACGCATTTGAAGCCTTCAAAGAGACGAGCCTGTTTGATCCATCGACGGCCAAGGCTTTCAGGGAGTATATCCTTTCCCGCGGCGGCACTGATGATCCAATGAACCTGTACAAGCTATTTCGGGGCAAGGAACCGGATGTTAAGCCGATGCTGAAGCGGAAGGGATTGATCTAA